ACCCAAAACTGCTACTGCTCTGTTCTCATCTGGATGGATAGTTATGCTTTGGAGAAAGACTTCCACTGATTCAACTTACTCCCTACTCCTTTTCCACACACGCAGGACAACATAGGAACATCTGTCAATAACTTACTTCTTTAAAGATGAAGAAGTTGAGGAAGACCATGCTGAAGTTGTAAACAATGAGGGTTTTGCGGAGCTGGAAGGGCTCTCTGTTCTTCATGTATTTGGGCCCCAGCCAGAGGAACAGCAGGTAGGAGGTGCTGATGGCCAGCGTGGGCAGCGGGTTGTCCATCAGAGGCCATTTCTCCACTCGCTTGTCTGTGGGACAGATGTTCTCAGAGCATTACATAACTATTCTTAATGTTGGCAGTGTGGGTTCACTGCCCGTTTATTTAAAGGAGAGAGCAGGTCAAAACTGCTGAGTGCAGATGCCAGGTGATCTGTCTGGAGGTCAGCTCGGTGTAGACGCCTTCGTTTAACGGTTGTTCCATATAGTGTATGTAAGTGTGTAATTTAATTCTCTTGTGAAGTAAAGATACCGTATcattcatcacatcacatcgGTTTACATCTACTGATGCCAGTTTACATGGCGTACACAAGGGCAGACTCAAGAAAATTGGCAAGCATTATAATTTagtcactttaaaaacacaatttctctgtctcaataaaaaaaaagatttcgTACACTGACTCTGAgacatgacaaaaatacaagATCATCACCTGCAATCGTTAGGGTCCATTTGTAGAACTCTATGGTGTCATTAATTAAATGTGTGACGATCTCCATGGCCGTGGCCGATGACCTGGAATGAAAGAGACAGGCGTGAGGATGGGGGCCTCTGAAGGTGCAGCTTTTAGTACATAGATCTGGATCCAATGAGTAAGAGTGGTGTCATCTTCCAGGAGATCAGTAATCACACCACCCTAGCCTTATTTTAAAACTGGAACACCATAATAACTCCATCgtacattattttaaaatggcTAATCTTTAGATAGTATGAAGCCCGAGGGCCAGTTTTAAGCCTACAGGAGTCTGTGGCCCCATGAGGCCATGATAGATGGGCTATAGGCTTCATTGCGCACAAAGTCTGGGAGCACCGGCCGGCAGAGCGCATGTGTCAGCAGATTTTTTTGGCTTGAGCACGACCACCGGCCGACCTGGTGGCCCTTGTCATGAGGGAGGGGTTTGCCTCGTGCCCCACTTTTACATTGAAATGGGTCACCTCCTATACAGAGCCAGACTGACGCATAGGCTGATGAGTAGCGGGGAGCACAGTCAGACACGGTGTAATTTAATGATCCTGTGAGGATGAcgcccccccctctctcctggAGCGGATCAagcgctgctgcagcagcatctgccTTCAGTCCTGCACGCGCTCTCCGCACAACCCGCTGCCAGAATAAACCAAACCTCGCTGTTTGAATCAACGTGTAACCGCACATGTTGTATTTCCAAAAGGCTTAGGCTGAGACGGGCCTGTTTATTAGAAGATTATCAACAATTTGAACGTCGAATTTGCATTCTGCGGCATGCAGTCCGGCCTTGCACTGAGGCTGCAGGAGCGCTCCTGTTATCAATATGATTTTCCTAAAACGCTTGAGCTGTTCCCATCTTCGACCTGCAAAACAACACGATTTCTGTCCATGAAATATAACATCTGCGCATGCAACACACATCAGGCCTTAATATCGACATCGGTTTCGCCTTCTTCTCCGTGCGAATGAGGATGCTCATTACCTTACCGTGTCggtgcttttaaaaaaaatccgTCTATAATGACATTCAGTGCAAGGTCGTGCAGCGCGCGTTCCTCCGGCTTGTAATCGACTGAGCTTATTTTCTATGAGTTGAGTGACTGTTCCGCATCCAGTGTGAAATAAACGGGCCGCTGAACAAACGGCGATGGCATGAATTTGTCGCTGAGGGAGCACACCGGCCTCCACTGCGCGTCTGCCTCTATGAACTCCTCCTCAGATCCCCCACAACACCAGCGGCAAGGCAGGCTGACAACACTTCCGAtcaaactttcaaaataaaagacgcATGTCTGCACTGCACGGAAGAAAATGAGATTTGAGTTGAGATTTAAATGCAATTTTAAGGGGTTTTGTCATTAACAGTCCTAATTGGTCACGTAATCTTATAagtattttactgctgtagttTGAGCTCATGTTTGAGTGACTGTTCTCCTTTGGTTTGAAAGCAGCATCACTCTATTTCCTGCTTGCTGTGTCGAGCTTGACTGGGCTCCGCTCCTTCGATGACACTTGACGGTGGGGATGTTGGAAAGATGCTATGCGCATGCGCACAAATGGAGGCggatgaagcagcagcagctttccaTCAGCTTCGCCAAGCCACCCAGCCTCAACCGGAGTAGGCAGTGCTcctgccttcaaaataaaaccgtCAAAAGTTTGGCCCAATTGGATAAATACAACAACTGCAGGGTGCAAAGGGTGACACAATTAAAGTGAGTCGCTGTAAAATACATACAAGAGGACATAGTGATGCATCATGGTACATTAAGGTCTTGTAATAAAAGTGGCTAATTGACAGGCCTATAATTGGGAataatgtcatgtcatgtgaaTGCATGGGGTTGTATATTAGCAGCGTGTGTTATACTCATCCTAAGCTGCTCTAAAGTGCAGCCTACAGCTTTCTTAAAATTTTATAATGTTTCTAAAACTGCCCATGGGATATTTCAAAGGCCGAGGATGACGTTAAACAAAAGCTgtaatgatggaaaattgttttattttgaaattcctGACCAGAATCCTGTACCTCACTGTGTCTGGCTCGACACCTGGCGGCTCCGCTGTTGCACCGGCTGTTCTCTCGTCCTTTACTGTGCGAGCTGTCTGTTGTTATCCGCACCTTACGccttttctgcctgtttttgtgACACGGGGATCAGCGGCGCATGTTGTGCGGTCTCGACGCAGCGTCGATGTGCGAAGAAGAGCGGAGATGCGCTTTCTGGACCCACTTTATTGATGGTCGCGAGCTTCCATCGCAGGCCCCATCCTGTGCTCACTGGAGCCAGTTCCTCATCTGAGAATGGTCCGGTGAAACATAGACTctgtttgagggtttttttcagCGATAAGGTCACGGCTGTCTTTTGAATTATGAAGATTTGGAGcacagaacatgttttcaggttgGTCATGGTGGCGGTTAATCCTTTAGTGTCCTCATCAGTGTCCCCTTTAATTCCATTAACTGATTTCATATGCATCTAAATTTAATTAAGCTCTGAAAACCATGATTGTGGTCCGTCCACCTGCTCTGATAGTGAGTCACTGTATGAGCAGGAGTCAGCCACACTCACTGCCTCCCCATTCACAGTTTTGTCCTAAAGAAGCACATAAGACAAGTGTTTTGGCTGACTAAGCACTGGCTTAAATAACCCTGTGCACTTGATTTAATAAGGACATCATGACACATATACTTTCACACCCTGTCAGTCTCTCAAACGATGGCCAGTCGTGAAAGTTagtcattttttcccctccgtATTATTTTGTGTGCAGTTACCCATGGGAGACGGTGATCAAGGCTGCCATGAGGAAGTACCCAAACCCCATGAACCCCAACGTGGTCGGGGTGGACGTGCTGGACCGCAGTCTGGACGAAGAGGGACGCCTGCACAGCCACAGACTCCTCAGCACAGAGTGGGGCCTCCCAGGCATCGTGCGAGCGGTCAgtcttcaacacacacacacagatgtatagAGATATATAAGCGTAAGCATCTTCCCACATGCTGTGCTGTAACTGCAAAAATCGTGTCATGCACATGGACATGTCGAGGAACATGTGGGTTAATTCCACTGTACTTACTGTGTATTATTGTCTCTGTAGATCCTGGGAACCAGCCAGACGCAGACGTATGTGAAAGAACATTCAATAGTCGAcccagaggagaaaaaaatggagcTGTGCTCAACAAATGTAAGTTTATGTTCAGCCCATCTACCAGTCGTGACCTAAATCAGCTGTAGTTACACATGTCATTTAGCAAAGGAGAGCCACAACAGCATTAAagtcttcctctgctgttggACAAACTGTGAACTCAAATACATCATAGAGCACTAAATTGTGCTTGTGTTCATaaatagcacaaaaacagaattcacTGGGATGCTGGGATGAGGAAATCCAAATGTATTTTATCTTCCAGATTACTCTCACCAACCTGATTTCAGTGGACGAGCGGCTTCTGTACAGACCCCACCCAGACAACCCTGAGGTGTGAGTACACTGTAGAGTTCATTCAACACTGCACTTCATCTCTGAGCACATTTCTGGGTACGGGGTGTGTGTCACAGTGCTCATAGATGTGGGAACCAGAGCTGACTGTTCCATTAATCATCTCTGTCCCTCCCCGGCTCCTCAGCACTGTCCTGACCCAGGAAGCCATCATCACAGTGAAGGGAGTGAGTCTGAGCAGTTACCTGGAGGGGATGATGGCGAGGAGAATGTCAGCCAACGCCAGGAAGgtagcacaaaataaaaacagtttatttcatCTTTACAGGCAGTATGAACTTTGGTACAAGTAATAaagatgttgctgttgatttCTCTGCTTGTCTTCAAACTGGGACTTGACTGTCTCTGAGTTTCTCAGCAAGTTCACGCAGTCCAAGCTGCTATTTCCAGCGGTGTTCACCTGTCTACCTCTGTGTATGGCCTTTGCATCATCTTTAAcctcctgtttctctgtgtgaaacTGTAGGGCTGGGATGCTATTGAGTGGATTATTCAGAACTCTGAAAGAGAGAACGTACCTCTCTGTGACATTTACTAGCTCTGGTAACTCTTCTCCTTGCTTTGGTGTTACCAGATTATCATAAGAATgcccctcttctctttttcttgctaaaaactgcaaaaatcttaatttttgtgtgcgtgtgtatgacATAATACTCAGTGCTCATGTGTCTGCATACACAGGACTGCAGTTTTACAGCGAGGACTGCTTTCCCTGGCCGCACCTCATAAAGCACTGGGGAGTCTGAACATCTCGGGATCCTCTGCAGCTGGTACTTATACCATCAGGGAGGCTCTGTTGGATTTTCATCCCACACCGCCTCTCTCACCTCTTACGTAGTACATGCACTGGAAGCTCAGAGTGAATTGCTGCCAAAGTGGAATGGTTATCAGAGAGTGTTAGAGATGGATCGAAGGGGTGTGGATCTGGTAGACGTGGCTCAATGCTAAGCCAGTGCTCAATAACCCATTAACAACCATTCTAATTAAGGCAAGTGAGGAGAACAGGGCAGGTCCTTCTGTGTGTTAAACCATTTCTACTGCTGAATGAACAGCAGGTTTAACTTTCAAGGCTGCTGCTGGATCCATATCATGAAGCTACCAGATTTTCCTGACTTCAATTTAATATTACAACTCCACACTTCCTTTGCTCTCATGTCATGTCTTAGCAGAAGAGATGCAGGCGAGGGACGCCGCAGGTACACGCACACaatttttacaaaaacaaagtatGGTACAATGACAATATGCAACAAACTTTGTAACTTTTTCTTTGAACTCATGTATGTCTTCTGTCATGTTGAACACTGGTGACTCCTATAGCTGGAGTTCAAATCAAAAAGTTGTTACTGGTGCTTATTGTGTTTTTCAAGAGGCACAAACTGTAGATGATATGTTTGCATGATGGTAGTAAAAAAAAGGGGCGGGGGGTTATTAAAGAAAAGAGGCTAGTTGACTAGCTTTAAAATAGCTAATGCAGCATCAAATATGTGGATTagaaattcaaagaaattaTGTTGGTTATCTCAGTAAAAAAGATGGGAATGTACCATTAACATTGCCTTCTGCTCCTGCGGTCACAGCAACAATACACCGGCACCTTTGATGAAAAACTGATGGGCAATGTTGTCTTAAACCAGCAGATTTGTAACTGGCTTAATGAGGAAGACGAGGATGACATATTCAGCTTTTGTCATCAGTGTAGTGAAAAAGCAGACTGACTTTCTTTGAGGGCAGAATCGCCCATTCATATGGACTTTAAATGATGCCTGTGTATTATAGCTTTGTCAGCAAAACTACACATTCATGCCTTTGCCAGTCTTACTCATCATGCTTCCCAAATGTTGAACTACTCCATGAACGCTGCCTATCCACCCTGAGGGGCAGGGCCGTACTGTATGTGCAATGCTGCACAATTACAATGGCTAAATCATATTTCTTCCTCAAATGAATACTATTTACATAATATTTgtataaatgttatttatttaaaaacacgGTGTAACCAGCAGTGAATTATTACATTGTTTATATCGTCtgtcatgcaaaaaaaacaagctgcatttgctttttttgtttgtaacttcaGCTGTTGTCCTACTGCAACaattaaaacaactgaaaattaGATTTGGAAACTTGTgaacagtgtttgttgttgatcAGACTGAGCTCATTGTTTAACAGCAGGCCTGCCTAATTATGACCAAATGCCCTTGAGTTCTTTTTGGTTTAATGGCACTGGAGAGGCCCACTTGTATTTTTCAGATAATTAATATGTCCCCTACCCCTGCAGGAGTGGGCTGAGGTGCTTTTTCAGTAACCtctcaaaatctttttttttttaactaccaCATTGCAGTTCATCGTTTGTCCAATAGAAGGCACAAGTGTGCTATTAGCAGCAGGCAAACCTACAGAGCAGCTCCTGTCCACCTCCAGCAGGAAGGCTGCGTGTATTCTAACTCTCTGAAGAAGATTTTTAACAATTTTCCTACATAAAGCTTCATTGTGTGCTTAGAAAAGTCA
Above is a window of Chelmon rostratus isolate fCheRos1 chromosome 8, fCheRos1.pri, whole genome shotgun sequence DNA encoding:
- the prelid3a gene encoding PRELI domain containing protein 3A isoform X2 — its product is MKIWSTEHVFSYPWETVIKAAMRKYPNPMNPNVVGVDVLDRSLDEEGRLHSHRLLSTEWGLPGIVRAILGTSQTQTYVKEHSIVDPEEKKMELCSTNITLTNLISVDERLLYRPHPDNPEVTVLTQEAIITVKGVSLSSYLEGMMARRMSANARKDCSFTARTAFPGRTS
- the prelid3a gene encoding PRELI domain containing protein 3A isoform X1 yields the protein MKIWSTEHVFSYPWETVIKAAMRKYPNPMNPNVVGVDVLDRSLDEEGRLHSHRLLSTEWGLPGIVRAILGTSQTQTYVKEHSIVDPEEKKMELCSTNITLTNLISVDERLLYRPHPDNPEVTVLTQEAIITVKGVSLSSYLEGMMARRMSANARKGWDAIEWIIQNSERENVPLCDIY